The Malus domestica chromosome 13, GDT2T_hap1 genome includes a window with the following:
- the LOC103423984 gene encoding translationally-controlled tumor protein homolog translates to MLVYQDLLTGDELLSDSFPYREIHNGVLWEVDGKWVVQGAVDVDIGANPSAEGGGEDEGVDDQAVKVVDIVDTFRLQEQPPYDKKQFVTWVKRYIKLLTPKLEGEGQEVFKKNIEAATKFLLGKLSDLQFFVGESMHDDGGLVFAYYKEGATDPTFIYFGHGLKEVKC, encoded by the exons GCGATGAGCTTCTCTCGGACTCGTTTCCATACAGGGAAATCCACAATGGAGTGCTCTGGGAGGTTGATGGCAAG TGGGTTGTTCAAGGAGCTGTTGATGTAGACATTGGTGCAAATCCATCTGCTGAAGGTGGAGGTGAGGATGAGGGTGTTGATGATCAAGCCGTCAAGGTTGTTGACATTGTTGACACATTTAGACTTCAG GAGCAACCTCCATACGACAAAAAGCAGTTTGTCACATGGGTGAAGAGGTATATCAAACTGTTGACACCCAAGTTGGAGGGGGAGGGCCAAGAGGTGTTCAAGAAGAACATTGAGGCAGCAACCAAGTTTCTGCTTGGGAAGCTCAGCGACCTCCAATT CTTTGTTGGGGAGAGCATGCATGATGATGGCGGTTTGGTCTTTGCGTACTACAAGGAGGGCGCGACCGACCCAACATTTATCTACTTTGGTCATGGGTTGAAGGAGGTCAAGTGCTAA